The sequence GATAATAGCCCCAAAACCTATTCTGAAACTTGTTAACTTGTTGTTTCGACATTATGCAAATCAAATCTAGATGTTGAATTTATCAAAATCCATAGAGAAAGGAAAGTATCAATGAATAATAttgttcaacatcacattgataaaaaaaaaaaaggtgctgGATGCACATATATTTTCCAAATATAAAATAAATGGACAATTTGAGATTAAAAGTAATGCTATCTCTATCTAATATTGACTGCTTCTCTAAACTGCAACATGCTTGAAGCAAATTGCTAAATCCAAATCatataaataatgaaatgttTACCCTTGCTTTGCAAGTTCCTGCAGAAGCAGACCGTTCCCAGTTCCAATGTCGAGTACACGCCAGCTGGACAAGTCTCTGAAGGTGTCACCTGGTTCAGCTTTGCAGCTGTTGTTATCAGATCGATCTAGACCTTGGCAGATGCTGGCACACAAGTTTTTTGTCCACTTGACAAGAATATCCATGACTTCAACACCAAACCTGCAGGGAAAAGGATGCTTATGTTAACTTCAGtaacaaataaataatagaaaGAGGAGACACTTAACAAATTTTAGAATTCCTGACTACAATCTATTTCCAATTTATGACCAATTGATAAAGAACACAAGTCTTGTTTTAGTTTCAATTGACAATCAACAGCAAAATCATTATTGTTGAAAAACACTTCCTGGATATAATTAATCAGCCAGCAAAAATGACATACGAAACTAAGGCAAAAATGTTAATAACTCATTGTGATATGTATCTACTGTTAACAAgtagatcatatatatatattaattcttGATAGTCCAGAACAAGGATCGCCATGCTGATTAACATATGTCAGCATGGATCAGAATATACCATGGCACAGTCGTACACCAAGCGGAACCACACTGGAGGTGCTGATATATGACTAGGTCACTTTTGGGATTCTGCTCGCAGAAACAAAGCATGATGATTGGAACAGTTCAGAAATGTGTAGAAAGGCATCATTACACATCCATGCAATGAAATAGCAATCCTTAGCACTAAATATGCTGAAAATTTAGGAAAGAGCAATGCCAGTAATATTGAACTTAGATGATCATCATAATGAATGATACAAATTCAAATAAGTTGCAACATCAAAGAGATACTCACCAAACTTCGCTTGAATTCCCATGCTCAGGGAGATTCGCAAGGTCCTCAGCATAAGTAGAATTCCAGTAGCTTTGTGAGCCCATCAATGATGTTTCAACCTCATTGGCATCAGGAGCATCTTTGTCAGAGCTGCATTTGCATCCATATATCAAAACAGAACTAGTCACATTCATCTCCATTTAGTCATCAACACTTGATTAGGATGACACATTCAAAGCAATCAGTATCATAATGAACGAGTTGCACATACACCTTACTACACGTACCTGAGCGCCGATGTAATGATTGTCGTGCATGACTGAACAAAATTAGATTTTTACCCGTGACGATATAATGATTGTTTGCTTAAACCAAAAACAAGttgaaatatattttatgatcaagCCTGGAACATAAGATCTATCATAGCATACCCACGAAATAATCCAAGCCTTTTTCTCATGAGACCGAACAATAAAATTAGCAACCTGTACGCTGAAGTCACATTTAGGAAGATAATGATCGAGTCCATGCCTGTCAAGGATTTAATTTTGGTCAAATGGACGTCATTGTCATGAAGGCCATTCCGTTGGAGAGCTTTCCCGGATCTGAGATTCGTGATTCCCGAGGAACAATCTTTGAGATAAAAAATTGACATTCAAATCACACATTTCGGAACAATGGAAATAAAATCTGATAATGACACCATACCAACACTGATGATCCGTAAAATAGCTTCGCTGAGAAGATACATTACTATGGCAAGTGAACGATATGCATATCAAAATGCACAGCACGATGCAAACACGACTAGTTGAATCAACCGAAAACAAATCAAAAGGTCTCGAGTGCCGATTCAGAACAAAAGAGGGGATAACAGAGCCGGGAGAGGGAAAGGGGGTACCTGTAATCTGACGCGGCCGGAAAGCTGCAGCCGGGGAAGCCCTCGACGGCGTCGGCATGGCGCTGGTCGTCGTCGACGGTGCTGCCGTAGTCGCTCTTGATGGACCACGAGTCCGCCGCCACCGACCGGTCGTCGTCCGACACCGGATCGCCGGGCGGCCGCGCCGGCAGCAGATCGGCGTCCTCCGGCGACCACCGTATCCCCGCCATCGATCGTCAGAGTGGAGAGGCCACGCAAaccctaagagagagagagagagagagagagagagagagagagagagatcgggtGGAGATGGAGAACGGAGAAGGGAGAGAAAGGCTGGCGTCGTCGGTCTCTGTGTTGGCGTCCGTAAGAGCTGCCCACGGAGCCCTCAAGGACGTACGGGATTAACTCATATCCTTAGCCTTATAGATTAGTATTAATAACACGAATGCCATTTAAATTGGCTCTTCCTGTGTTCTAATTGTTTGACTTGACCCGAACCGGACTTAGTTATGTCTTTAACCCGAGATTGACCCAATTACAAAAGAGCGATTTGGTCTCATCGAACCCTGGTTCATGTAATTGTGCAATCGGGTTTTCATTGACCCGAATCCGTTTAGAAGATGGATCTGAGTCCGTTAATTGGAAATCCGTATCACCACGGGAAGCAACAAAGTTGGGCCTTAACGATGGGCCTTTATATGTCATCTTAGGTTTCGGAGAGAGGCTACGTGAGTCCTCGCTTGTCGGCTTCTCGGAGTAGGCGGCGCCGCTCCTCCTCTCTTGTCTCGTGCTGGTTTGGCGGGAAGGTGGATCGTGGTCTACATGTGGCGCGCTGCGGCGAAGCTCTCAGTTGGGGCCGCCGTTCTTGGCGGAGGAGCTACAGCCGCCGCCATCGCCACCTCCGACGATCCGTCGACCAACTTCAAGATTTGCACTACCGTCCCTCTTCGCCTCCTCCGTGATACCCTCACCGTAGCCACGATCGTgggaggtctctctctctctctctctctctctctctctctctctctctctctctctctctatctatctatctatctatctattgttTTCTTGATTTGACGCGCATCACGGCCTGGAATATTCGGTGAAGCTCGAGGAGCTTGTTTCTTTAGCCCAAGAATCACACCTTCCGTCACTAGCGTTTGACGATTGGGTCTTGTATTGCTTCTTCTCTCCTAGGGTTTTAAATCGAGTTTAACCTGGGAGAAGATGAGATCGGTTCCTTTATATCCGTAGCCCTGATGTATTCCCTCGCCGCCTCATCCTTCGACGACCTTCAAGAATTGCGCATTCAGGATTTGCACCATCGTTCTTGATCGGTTGGCAGATGAATTCGCCATCCTTTCTCCTTATATTCAGTTCTTGATCTTATTGTCTCTTGATTTTACACGTATGGTGGCCTCGAATTTTCGGTAAAGCTTTTAGGAAGGAATTACGCTGGAGCGAGATGAACTTTGTCTCTTATGTCCAAGAATTACACATTCGTCAGTAGGTTTTGGCAATTTGCATCTTGCATTGCCTCTTTTAAGGTTTTAAATTTAGTTTAGCCCGAGAAAAATTAAGATTGATTCCTTATGGAGTCTGCATCCCTAGAATCAGATGAATCCTGCTGCTACCTCATCATTCAACCATCTTTAGGATTTGTACCATCGTCCCTCTTTGACTCCATGACAACCTCACTGTAGCTATGATCATTGCAGGTGAGCACCAATTTCCTGTTTTGTTTCTTGATCTTTTGCGTGTCACAGCTTGAAATTTTTGGTTAATTTCTGAAGTAAGAAAGTATGCTGAGTGGAAGGAGCCTTGTCTCTTAAGCTCAAGAATAACATTCATCACTAGATTTTGATAGTTCGGATCTTGAATTGCCTCTCTTAGGGTTTTAGATTGTGTTTAACCGTGGAGATGATAAGATCAATTCCTCATTTTATTTGTAGCCCTAGAATCAGATGACTTCTCGTAGATACCCTCAAAATAAGCCCTATGTATTTGACATGATTGATTGTCAAATAGTTCTCTCTGTCAATAGACTCTACATGATTTTTTCTCTTTGCATGTTATTTTTTCTGTCTAAGTTTAATTATTTACATAACGGATTATTGGAAGCATGAGCTCTTTCTTTGCCTGATAAGgatctatattatttttttttctcagtgTTATTTTCTCTAGCTTTTAGTTTACTTATTCCTTATCCTGATTTCTACctttattttttatatgctcATATCTTTTAAATTTAGGTATATTTAAGTTTTCTGTTTTAATGGTTCACTATTATGCATATTCAAAATCAATTTGGAACCCAGATTTGGGATATTATGTCTCTCAAATGATCAGAGCAGGTACTGAAATTCTGAGGAAAGATTCATTGTGCCTTTTACGTATTTCTTCCTACCTAGAGTTTCATTATAGGTTTGCTACCTATTAAACCTACTTATTGTAGGTTTGTCCCTTATTGTGAAATGTGGATCACAAAAAATTATGGTGGTTTAGTGAGATTGCAATTATGAGAGTGATCTTTAATGAGATATATATCACATGTGTAGCCTGGCAATTTGGTGGATCCTGATTAACTTACAGTATAAATTAATTCAATGACAGAAGACCTTAAGGATGAGATCTGTGCAACACTGGCAATTTGGTGGATCCTGATTAACTTCCTGATTATGTTTTACTACTTTTTAGGGATTTTTAGATTATTGCGTAGTTGATCACTTCCTGATAATGTTTTTGAGTTGTTTACCATTGCTTTGGGTATTCTCTTCTGTTTAGTCCAAAAAAGCCGATGAGTTCAAAATATTATAGTTAGGAAGTTCTTTAAATTGTGAGATAGACTTTTTATCTTGTCCACATTTATAGGGATGGACTGTTAATAGGGGTGAGCATTTAAATTTAGGTTATCTTGAGTTGGTTTTCTTGGATTGGGATGCATTAAACTTCAAAAATGAAACAAACGAGATTATATCTGAACTAAACTGACCACACTAAATTTGCAATTCAGTCAGTTCAATTAAAAAAAGAACTGATCTAGAACAGTGATGAGTTGGTGGAATTGGTGTATTTCCTAATGTGATAAACTGCACAAGCAGAAACCAATAGGGTAGAATCAGGTTTACCCATCATAGTGGTATTTAGGTTTTTAGGAGTCAATTTTCTTTCTGAAGATTATATCCTCCTTGAATTCTAAAGTTTTGTACTTTTGAGTTTTGAGAACCACTCAAGCTAGCACCAAGAGACATTAGAATGTGTTCTGGCTGTGTCTTGATTTCGAACTTCAGCACAGGGCTTATCAAGTATTTATATTGCAGTGCTACTAAATCAATCAGGCCTATGGCAACTAAATTTTTTGTTTATTTGGTTTAAATGATTCTCATTCTACAGGAGCAAATAAAAAACTGAATATTTCATTTAAAAATAAACCACTTGGAaccaaatttttaagaaaattgaacTTAATTGACCAAATAGAGTTGGTGCAGTTCATTAATTTGGTTTTAACCTGTTAATGCTCACCTATGAAGTAGTTGAATTCTGTTATGTCGTGTAGTATGATTTGAAGACAGTATGTATGATTTGTTAGGCAACCTATATTGTGATAATCCATTTTATGGATGAATTGAAATGGGTGCTTCATTGTACAAGCTTGTTAATCTTAAAAACTGTTGGTTACTTGGTTATATTTCCTCAGAAAAAAGGAACATTGGTTATACTAATGGATATTTGGTGAATAACTTCTTAAGAGATGTCACATGTTGTGGCATTCCATGGTTTTTTGACTAGTGCCACTGTACCATGGGGCTTACTCATGCCACATTGTATATTTAGGGACAATGAAAATACATTAGAAGGTTCTTTAAGCTATCACCAAAGGATTAGATCTAGGGACCTTAAACCTCCACCAACCTCTTTAGTCTTTGGGGCTTCATGGAATCCGAATGAAGTTGGTCCCTTGTGTTCATTGGATGTAAGGATTATGCAACTAAAAGTTCATTGAACTTGGTTGAATCTTGTCCCCTAGAGATGTCTTTCATTAGGGTCTCAATCTTTGGTAGACTTGTAACATAAGGTTACAAATATTGAATGGACCAGTATATACCCCGACCAGTATTTATGGGTCTGACCAAGGACTGGTTAAACCATATAGGTTGGTATTGGTCATTATccacttttttattattttttcagtGCTATTGGGTAAGACAAGCTGATATATTCTCCACCTTTCTATAAAGGTACCAATTTGATAAGGTGTCAAAATTTGCATTTGATTGAGATTTTATACTTGTAACCAAAGTAATCAAATTTTGATGGGCATCAAAGTATCAGACATAGCAAGAAGACAAAAAGAAGCTTTAGAGCATGCAAGGATAAGAACTGATTTGATGTTTACTTATATTATTATGTTGTTGATGCTAAATTTGGAAGATAGTTTATTGGAAGCTACCAAACAAAGAGGTTTCATCTCAGTAGTCAATGGGTGTAAACTTTTGACGTATAGATCCAAGGGTTTTAGTTTATTAGCACACGCCTATTTCAGTTGACACACTTTGCGAAAGGAATACAAAACCAAAacagaaaaggagaaaaaatggCAAAACTTGATGACAAATATACGAAAAGCTCACCTTCCACTGATCCTTCAACCACTCCTTGTCCTctggtcttcccttctctttccagGGGTGAGGCAAGGCAGCTTAAGTGGTGATTTGAGGCAGTGAAAGCAGTGAGACACTTTTACACTCATCACCTATCTTAGCACAGAAAGGTCAGTTTGATCCTATTTAATGAGCCAACTTAGTTGGTAACGAAATCTAGATGGTGAGGTTGTTTTTCCATCCTTGCATGGATTTATATCCTGCAGGATTTAAGGTTGTGGATGCGAGAGTAGGTAAGACAGACCATAAACTTGTGAAGTTAGGATAATCAGTATTGCATGAGAAATACCAACACTAACTTCATTATCTTGCAATAACAACTCCATACCATTCCAAACAGATTCTTGGTCATGCCTGATCTCATCTTTTTGCTAAAGTACATCTTAGTCATGCTTGGGTCTCATTGGAGCATGAAACTGAAAGCATAGATGATGTGAACAAATAATTATACACTTTGGGCTTGTAAGTTAGATGCTACTCTTTTGTGTTAATTTTTCGTTATTTGCTTATGGTCAAACCTTTAATATATGTGCAGAATCCTTTGTTTTGTTTCTCCCTGTAATTTATGCtgcttattttattaaaaaagaagAGAGACTGATAATATTTCATTTGTGCTTGTTTTTGCTCTTCCCCAAACTTTCCTTTCAGACTATCAATACTCGCTTTGGAACCTTAAGGAGGGAAGCATAGAGTGGTCCAAGGCAAAGCATGAAGTTCACAAGCGATCTGCTCATAGATTACAGGATTTGTGTTTTCGCAATGGAGGGATATATATCAAGCTTGGTCAACATATTAGTCAACTGGTATGTCTTAAATAAATATAAAGCTGAAATAATGTTCATCAAGTTCTACATGAAAAGTAATATAGCTTGATGTGATTGAATATAAAGAAATAATAGTAATTCATCAGGTTTTGATGTGATTGAACAAATTCCTtcctttttatataaaataatgaagATAATTGATCTTGGAAATGAAAATTGGATGGTGAGAGTAGTTCCAATGTGCTTTTGGCAGAAGTTTTATGACTGAAGCTGGTGTTATTATCTCTCTGGAGCATTAGAATATGTATGGCATCATCCTAATAGAGATCGGTATTCTATGCTTAGGTGGTTGCTATCCATTGACAGGACCGAATTTACAAGTAGACATATATTTTTTCACTGGTTAAAATCACTAGTAGGAAAAAATTGGCCAAAATAGTGAT comes from Musa acuminata AAA Group cultivar baxijiao chromosome BXJ3-3, Cavendish_Baxijiao_AAA, whole genome shotgun sequence and encodes:
- the LOC135634085 gene encoding uncharacterized protein LOC135634085, producing the protein MAGIRWSPEDADLLPARPPGDPVSDDDRSVAADSWSIKSDYGSTVDDDQRHADAVEGFPGCSFPAASDYSSDKDAPDANEVETSLMGSQSYWNSTYAEDLANLPEHGNSSEVWFGVEVMDILVKWTKNLCASICQGLDRSDNNSCKAEPGDTFRDLSSWRVLDIGTGNGLLLQELAKQGFHDLTGVDYSERAIELAKSLAVRGGFSYINFVVDDVLETKLGRSFQLVMDKGTLDAIGLHPDFPVKRMMYWDSVSHLVAPGGILVITLCNRTKDELLQEVEQFNQQRLGSQEENSSTESAVFQYLNHVQTYPTITLGGVDGSRITTVALVRL